The Crassaminicella indica genomic interval TTGAATTCTTCTTCAATCTTTCTTCCTAGATTGCTAATCATTTTCTCCACCTCCATATGATTAGTTTCTTCTAATGCCTTATATATATGTTCTCCTATTTTCTCATCAAATCTATTTTTGAATATATTCATTATCCATCTATTAAACACTTGTATTTGCTCTTTTGTTCCTTTTTTCCCAAGAATTCTGCCTATTAGCTTTAGTCTTTTTAGTATTTCTTCTATTGCTACATCTTGATCTAGTAAAAATATTGAACTTACTAGATTCGCAATCTCTAACAGTTCCTCTTCCTTCATTCTGTTTACATCAAAAAGCATATATCGAAAATCTATAATATTTTCTTCAAATAACTCATATCCGTTCAAAACTTCTTTAAAATTTCTTACTGCTGTCCATTTGTTTTTTCCATTATATAAAACAATTGGTACAATCGCTGGTAATCTATAATCTTTTCTTTTTTTTACTTTGTCTTCTGTATTATTTAGTTCTTCTCTCCATATTTCCGTCATATACATGAGTAGTCTTATAGGCATTCTATAATCTACTTTTGATTGTAATTCTAATAATACATAAAAGATGATATCTTTTC includes:
- a CDS encoding Rpn family recombination-promoting nuclease/putative transposase, which produces MKDKIKHEHDIGYKEILSHKKTFLEFLRSFVKKEWVKLIEEDNLILIDKEFILKDFKQEEADVVYKVNIDGKDIIFYVLLELQSKVDYRMPIRLLMYMTEIWREELNNTEDKVKKRKDYRLPAIVPIVLYNGKNKWTAVRNFKEVLNGYELFEENIIDFRYMLFDVNRMKEEELLEIANLVSSIFLLDQDVAIEEILKRLKLIGRILGKKGTKEQIQVFNRWIMNIFKNRFDEKIGEHIYKALEETNHMEVEKMISNLGRKIEEEFKLREEKGIQKGMQEGIQKGMQEGIQKGMKKGQIQERRGIAKNLLLMGIDIPTIIKATGLTNDDIKKIKSEMN